One window of the Streptomyces sp. TS71-3 genome contains the following:
- a CDS encoding helix-turn-helix transcriptional regulator: MAETFGEALRRLRGSRSLRDVAALAACGKSYVADLENGRRRPTAQTARALDAAVGAEGLLIALADVRPGTSPLEQADALQAGLHEALAAGPLADSSLDEIEWTVDRHGRATRYRPEMTHFPELLADFQDLRVLLTRRHPPQVRRRLLVAAARMSGLTALTLLKLGDDRSLSWWRTARQFAAAADDRATLSWAYAQEAYQCFYGGDFYGAVELSAHAQQLAGGLPCVGPALAAPLEARAHARLGDAEAADEALAAAESALARLPEDEQIGSAFGYSENQLRFHMGNALTHLGKTVRARAEQDRALELYPDAERMDRALVALDAAMCTSLDGDPAGAADLATRTIVSLAPAHRSALIIYRAQDVATRVPPGAQQVHEVRALREILALPPGETERGREDQQSDSG; the protein is encoded by the coding sequence ATGGCAGAGACCTTCGGCGAAGCGCTACGCCGGCTGCGAGGAAGCCGTAGCCTGCGCGATGTCGCCGCGCTCGCAGCCTGCGGAAAGTCCTACGTGGCGGACTTGGAGAATGGTCGACGGCGGCCGACAGCGCAGACGGCTCGCGCTCTTGACGCGGCGGTCGGTGCCGAGGGTCTACTGATCGCCCTCGCGGACGTCCGTCCCGGAACCTCGCCGCTGGAGCAGGCTGATGCCCTTCAAGCCGGCCTCCATGAGGCACTCGCGGCAGGACCACTTGCAGACAGCTCACTGGATGAGATCGAGTGGACGGTGGACCGTCACGGGCGTGCTACTCGCTACCGGCCCGAGATGACGCACTTCCCTGAACTGCTCGCCGACTTCCAGGACCTGCGGGTACTGCTGACACGCCGACACCCACCCCAAGTACGTCGTCGGTTACTGGTGGCCGCAGCTCGTATGTCAGGGCTCACAGCTCTGACGTTGCTGAAACTGGGCGATGACCGATCGCTGTCGTGGTGGCGCACGGCACGGCAGTTCGCTGCGGCGGCCGATGATCGAGCCACGCTGTCCTGGGCATACGCGCAAGAGGCATACCAATGCTTCTACGGCGGCGACTTCTACGGCGCGGTCGAACTGTCCGCCCACGCACAGCAGCTCGCCGGCGGCCTGCCCTGTGTCGGACCAGCTCTCGCGGCGCCGCTCGAAGCCCGGGCGCACGCCCGGCTCGGTGATGCCGAAGCTGCGGATGAGGCCCTGGCCGCGGCAGAGAGTGCGCTCGCACGCCTGCCCGAAGACGAGCAGATCGGATCAGCCTTCGGCTACAGCGAGAACCAGTTGCGTTTCCACATGGGCAACGCGTTGACGCACCTCGGGAAGACCGTGCGCGCCCGTGCAGAACAAGATCGGGCACTGGAGCTGTATCCGGACGCCGAACGGATGGATCGCGCCTTGGTCGCACTCGACGCGGCCATGTGTACCTCGCTGGATGGTGACCCGGCCGGAGCCGCTGACCTGGCCACGCGCACAATCGTCAGCCTTGCTCCCGCGCACCGCTCAGCTCTGATCATCTACCGCGCGCAGGACGTCGCAACTAGGGTGCCGCCCGGTGCACAGCAGGTGCACGAGGTACGGGCACTGCGCGAGATCTTGGCGCTGCCCCCTGGCGAGACGGAGCGCGGGCGTGAAGATCAACAGAGCGACAGCGGATGA
- a CDS encoding GNAT family N-acetyltransferase, producing the protein MKINRATADDAEALSEILGEIEAYYGGQAVPGDLGQIRNALFGDHPVATVLLAREGAAVLGLASYSLLWPAAGADTSLFLKELFVIAGARRRGVARALMTALREEAAALGCSRIEWTADTDNPAALALYEALGVPQDDSKVFYRAAL; encoded by the coding sequence GTGAAGATCAACAGAGCGACAGCGGATGACGCTGAAGCCCTCTCTGAGATCCTCGGCGAGATCGAGGCGTACTACGGCGGGCAGGCAGTCCCCGGAGACCTCGGCCAGATCAGGAACGCCCTGTTCGGCGACCACCCAGTAGCGACCGTTCTCCTTGCCCGCGAGGGCGCTGCGGTCCTCGGCCTCGCCTCCTACTCTCTCCTCTGGCCTGCGGCAGGCGCCGACACCAGCTTGTTCCTCAAGGAACTCTTCGTCATCGCAGGTGCTCGCCGCCGCGGTGTCGCCCGTGCGCTGATGACGGCACTCCGCGAAGAGGCCGCGGCCCTGGGCTGCTCGCGAATCGAGTGGACCGCCGACACAGATAACCCGGCTGCGCTCGCCCTGTATGAGGCGCTGGGTGTTCCACAGGACGACAGCAAGGTGTTCTACCGAGCAGCCCTGTGA
- the def gene encoding peptide deformylase, with protein MRHGSIPGARGRVRPLALFGDPVLHAPCAQVTDFGPELHRLVEDMYATMYAAQGVGLAANQVGRALAVFVYDCPDDEERRHLGHVVNPRLVTVDGEVVRGPEGCLSLPGVEAGTPRYDHTVVEGVDALGEPVGIDGTGFFARCLQHELDHVAGGVYTDRVTGWRRRRVLRAAARVSGERLSQGPDRPAGSPASAGRA; from the coding sequence ATGCGACACGGCTCGATCCCGGGCGCCAGAGGGCGCGTACGACCGCTCGCCCTGTTCGGGGACCCGGTGCTGCACGCGCCGTGTGCGCAGGTCACCGACTTCGGGCCGGAGCTGCACCGGCTGGTCGAGGACATGTACGCGACGATGTACGCCGCTCAGGGCGTGGGTCTTGCGGCCAACCAGGTGGGCCGCGCGCTCGCCGTCTTCGTGTACGACTGTCCGGACGACGAGGAGCGGCGCCATCTGGGGCACGTGGTGAACCCGCGGCTGGTCACGGTGGACGGCGAGGTGGTGCGCGGGCCCGAGGGGTGCCTGTCGCTGCCGGGCGTCGAGGCGGGCACGCCGCGTTACGACCACACGGTGGTGGAGGGGGTCGACGCCCTCGGCGAGCCGGTGGGGATAGACGGCACCGGGTTCTTCGCGCGCTGCCTCCAGCATGAGCTGGATCACGTCGCCGGCGGGGTGTACACGGACCGGGTGACGGGGTGGCGCCGGCGGCGGGTGCTGCGGGCGGCGGCCCGGGTGTCCGGTGAGCGGCTCTCGCAGGGCCCGGATCGCCCCGCGGGCTCGCCCGCAAGCGCCGGACGAGCCTGA
- a CDS encoding acyl-CoA dehydrogenase family protein has translation MAEFTMELNEEQKEVQEWVHGFAAEVIRPAAAEWDEREETPWPVIQEAAKVGLYSLDFYAQQYFDPTGLGLPMAMEELFWGDAGIGLSIVGTGLAAVGVLANGTEEQIGTWMPQMYGDPDDVKLAAFCSSEPDAGSDVAAMRTRAVYDEAKDEWVLNGTKTWATNGGIANVHVVVAIVDPELGSKGHASFIVPPGTPGLSQGQKFKKHGIRASHTAEVVLEDVRIPGSCLLGGKEKLDERLARARERAKGGERVKNAAMATFEASRPAVGAMAVGTARAAYEVALDYAKTREQFGRPIIDNQGVAFQLADMRTSIDAARLLVWRASWMAANGRQFTAAEGSMSKLFASETAKRVTAQAVQILGGNGYTREYPVERMHRDAAIYTIFEGTSEIQRLVIARTLSGMPIR, from the coding sequence ATGGCGGAGTTCACCATGGAACTCAATGAGGAGCAGAAGGAGGTCCAGGAGTGGGTCCACGGCTTCGCCGCCGAGGTCATACGTCCCGCGGCCGCCGAGTGGGACGAGCGTGAGGAGACCCCCTGGCCGGTGATCCAGGAGGCCGCCAAGGTGGGCCTGTACTCCCTGGACTTCTACGCCCAGCAGTACTTCGACCCCACCGGCCTCGGGCTCCCGATGGCGATGGAGGAGCTGTTCTGGGGTGACGCGGGCATCGGCCTGTCGATCGTGGGCACCGGCCTCGCGGCCGTCGGCGTCCTCGCCAACGGCACCGAGGAGCAGATCGGCACCTGGATGCCCCAGATGTACGGCGACCCGGACGACGTCAAGCTCGCCGCGTTCTGCTCGTCCGAGCCCGACGCCGGCTCCGACGTCGCCGCGATGCGCACCCGCGCCGTCTACGACGAGGCCAAGGACGAGTGGGTGCTCAACGGCACCAAGACCTGGGCGACCAACGGAGGCATCGCCAACGTCCACGTGGTCGTCGCCATCGTCGATCCCGAGCTGGGCTCCAAGGGCCACGCCTCCTTCATCGTGCCGCCCGGCACCCCCGGCCTGTCCCAGGGCCAGAAGTTCAAGAAGCACGGCATCCGCGCCTCGCACACCGCCGAGGTCGTGCTGGAGGACGTGCGGATCCCCGGCTCCTGCCTGCTCGGCGGCAAGGAGAAGCTGGACGAGCGGCTCGCCCGGGCGCGGGAGCGCGCCAAGGGCGGGGAGAGGGTGAAGAACGCCGCCATGGCGACGTTCGAGGCGTCCCGCCCGGCGGTCGGCGCGATGGCGGTCGGCACCGCGCGCGCCGCGTACGAGGTGGCGCTGGACTACGCCAAGACCCGTGAGCAGTTCGGCCGGCCGATCATCGACAACCAGGGCGTGGCCTTCCAGCTCGCCGACATGCGCACCAGCATCGACGCGGCCCGGCTGCTGGTCTGGCGCGCCTCCTGGATGGCGGCGAACGGCAGGCAGTTCACCGCCGCCGAGGGCTCCATGTCGAAGCTGTTCGCGAGCGAGACCGCCAAGCGGGTCACGGCCCAGGCGGTGCAGATCCTCGGCGGCAACGGCTACACCCGCGAGTACCCGGTCGAGCGGATGCACCGCGACGCGGCGATCTACACGATCTTCGAGGGCACCAGCGAGATCCAGCGCCTGGTCATCGCGCGCACGCTGTCGGGGATGCCGATCCGCTGA
- a CDS encoding cytochrome c oxidase assembly protein, which produces MDHGGHGMTMDLPPFTLGRGLAWSADPFFLVACLVALALYGWGVVRLVRRGDRWPVGRTVAFTVGVLTLLVVMCTGLNDYGMVMFSVHMVQHMIISMLSPILLLLGAPVTLTLRALPVAGRGRTGPRELVLKLLHSRFMRVITHPAFTIPLFIASLYGLYFTPLFDFLMQSRTGHTVMMVHFLLVGLVFFWPIMGVDPGPHRSGYVLRMLELFAGMPFHAFFGIAIMMASTPLVGAYRHPPASLGIDALSDQTAAGGIAWAFSEVPSVLVLLALLFQWYRSEQRQARRKDRAADRDGDKELEAYNAYLASLHARGS; this is translated from the coding sequence ATGGATCACGGCGGGCACGGCATGACGATGGATCTGCCGCCGTTCACGCTGGGCCGCGGTCTCGCATGGTCCGCCGACCCGTTCTTCCTCGTGGCCTGCCTCGTGGCGCTGGCGCTGTACGGGTGGGGCGTGGTGCGGCTGGTGCGCCGCGGGGACCGCTGGCCGGTGGGAAGGACCGTGGCGTTCACGGTGGGCGTGCTGACCCTGCTGGTGGTGATGTGCACGGGACTGAACGACTATGGCATGGTCATGTTCAGCGTGCACATGGTGCAGCACATGATCATCAGCATGCTCTCGCCGATCCTCCTGCTGCTCGGCGCGCCGGTCACCCTGACGCTGCGCGCGCTGCCGGTCGCGGGCCGGGGCCGCACCGGCCCCCGCGAGCTGGTGCTGAAGCTGCTGCACAGCAGGTTCATGCGGGTCATCACGCACCCCGCGTTCACCATCCCGCTGTTCATCGCGAGCCTCTACGGGCTGTACTTCACGCCGCTCTTCGACTTCCTGATGCAGTCCAGGACCGGGCACACCGTGATGATGGTGCACTTCCTGCTGGTCGGCCTCGTGTTCTTCTGGCCGATCATGGGCGTGGACCCCGGACCTCACCGTTCCGGCTACGTGCTGCGCATGCTGGAGCTCTTCGCGGGGATGCCCTTCCACGCCTTCTTCGGCATCGCGATCATGATGGCCTCCACCCCGCTGGTCGGGGCCTACCGGCATCCGCCGGCCTCGCTGGGGATCGACGCGCTCTCCGACCAGACCGCGGCGGGCGGCATCGCCTGGGCGTTCAGCGAGGTGCCGTCGGTGCTGGTGCTGCTGGCGCTGCTCTTCCAGTGGTACCGCTCGGAGCAGCGCCAGGCGCGACGCAAGGACCGGGCCGCCGACCGGGACGGCGACAAGGAGCTGGAGGCGTACAACGCCTACCTGGCCTCCCTGCACGCACGCGGGAGCTGA
- a CDS encoding type 1 glutamine amidotransferase, with protein MSDNSLRVVWVYPDLLSTYGDQGNVLVVERRARQRRLSVSRIDVRSDQPVPTSGDIYLIGGGEDRPQRLAAERLRRDGGLSRAVANGAIVFSVCAGYQILGHEFVNDLGEREAGLGLLDVVSTRGEGERCVGDVLADIDTQLRLPQLTGFENHQGITQIGPGAKPFARLRLGKGNGTGDGTEGAYNDTVFGTYMHGPVLARNPGIADLLLKLALDVNALPPADDRWYEALRAERIAAAQQPA; from the coding sequence ATGAGCGACAACAGCTTGCGTGTGGTGTGGGTCTACCCGGACCTGCTCAGCACCTACGGCGACCAGGGCAACGTGCTGGTCGTGGAGCGCCGGGCCCGGCAGCGGCGGCTGTCCGTCAGCCGTATCGACGTGCGCAGCGACCAGCCGGTGCCCACCTCCGGCGACATCTACCTGATCGGCGGCGGCGAGGACCGCCCGCAGCGGCTCGCGGCCGAGCGGCTGCGCCGCGACGGCGGCCTCTCCCGCGCGGTCGCCAACGGCGCCATCGTCTTCTCGGTGTGCGCCGGCTACCAGATCCTCGGCCACGAGTTCGTCAACGACCTCGGCGAGCGCGAGGCCGGCCTCGGCCTGCTCGACGTGGTCTCGACGCGCGGCGAGGGCGAGCGGTGCGTCGGGGACGTACTCGCGGACATCGACACGCAGCTGCGCCTGCCGCAGCTCACCGGCTTCGAGAACCACCAGGGCATCACCCAGATCGGCCCGGGCGCCAAGCCCTTCGCCCGGCTCCGCCTCGGCAAGGGCAACGGCACCGGCGACGGCACCGAGGGTGCGTATAACGACACGGTGTTCGGTACGTATATGCACGGCCCCGTGCTGGCCCGCAACCCCGGAATCGCGGACCTGCTGCTGAAGCTGGCGCTCGACGTGAACGCCCTGCCGCCGGCCGACGACCGGTGGTACGAGGCCCTGCGCGCCGAGCGCATCGCAGCCGCCCAGCAGCCCGCCTGA
- a CDS encoding TetR family transcriptional regulator — protein MDTTQQAEPQRSPEQRRRELLEAADRVVLRDGPGASMNAIAAEAGITKPILYRHFGDKGGLYAALAKRHTDALLEALRAALDAPAERRKRVEATLDTYLAAIEARPQVYRFLMHPAEGGSQTEGGFDVGRHSAPLLRRLGEEMAKVIEERVDLGSDGQGLARVWGHGIVGMMHAAGDWWLADRPCSRAELVRSLADLLWGRLAVAGDVAGGPRF, from the coding sequence ATGGACACCACACAGCAGGCCGAGCCGCAGCGGTCCCCCGAGCAACGGCGGCGCGAGTTGCTCGAGGCCGCCGACCGGGTCGTGCTGCGTGACGGCCCTGGCGCCTCGATGAACGCGATCGCCGCCGAGGCGGGCATCACCAAGCCGATCCTCTACCGCCACTTCGGTGACAAGGGAGGACTGTACGCGGCGCTCGCCAAACGGCACACGGACGCCCTTCTGGAGGCCCTGCGCGCCGCGCTGGACGCGCCGGCGGAGCGCCGCAAGCGGGTCGAGGCCACCCTCGACACCTACCTGGCGGCGATCGAGGCCCGCCCGCAGGTGTACCGCTTCCTGATGCACCCCGCGGAGGGCGGTTCCCAGACCGAGGGCGGATTCGACGTGGGCCGCCACTCCGCTCCCCTGCTGCGCCGGCTCGGCGAGGAGATGGCGAAGGTGATAGAGGAGCGCGTCGACCTCGGCTCCGACGGCCAGGGGCTCGCGCGCGTCTGGGGCCACGGCATCGTCGGCATGATGCACGCGGCCGGCGACTGGTGGCTCGCCGACCGCCCCTGCTCCCGCGCCGAACTGGTCCGCAGCCTCGCCGACCTGCTGTGGGGCAGGCTGGCCGTGGCCGGCGACGTGGCGGGCGGCCCCCGCTTCTGA
- a CDS encoding MurT ligase domain-containing protein, with amino-acid sequence MAGNSEPLSPRSRLAVTAGRAAAAVSRAAGRGSGSVIGGRVALKLDPELLRRLAQHLDVVLVSATNGKTTTTRLIAEALRAAGPVVSNALGANMPAGITSALAGGSDARFGVIEVDEKYLAGVARDVEPKAIALLNLSRDQLDRAAETRMLAERWREGLAGAKAIVIANADDPLVVWAASSSPNVVWVAAGQMWKDDAWSCPSCGGVMQRPGDDWFCAECGFRRPAPSWVLAGDHVIDPQGSAWPIHLQLPGRANKANAATSAAVAAAFGVPPQVALERMYQVQAVAGRYDIVQFLGRDLRLLLAKNPAGWLETFSLIDQPPTPVVLSVNARGADGTDTSWLWDVDYTRLTGHPIFVIGDRKLDLAVRLEVANQSFQVCADLDEAVQAAPAGRIEAIANYTAFQDLRRRVGN; translated from the coding sequence ATGGCAGGCAACTCGGAACCGCTGTCGCCGCGGTCCAGGCTGGCCGTGACGGCGGGCAGGGCCGCCGCGGCGGTATCCCGTGCAGCGGGCCGCGGGAGCGGGTCCGTGATCGGCGGCCGGGTGGCACTCAAGCTCGACCCTGAGCTGCTGCGCCGGCTCGCCCAGCACCTGGACGTGGTGCTGGTCTCCGCGACCAACGGCAAGACGACCACCACCCGCCTGATCGCCGAGGCGCTGCGCGCGGCGGGCCCCGTCGTCTCCAACGCCCTCGGCGCCAACATGCCCGCCGGCATCACCTCGGCACTCGCGGGCGGCTCGGACGCGCGCTTCGGCGTGATAGAGGTCGACGAGAAGTACCTGGCCGGGGTCGCCAGGGACGTCGAGCCCAAGGCCATCGCGCTGCTGAACCTCTCACGCGACCAGCTCGACCGCGCCGCCGAGACCCGGATGCTCGCCGAGCGCTGGCGCGAGGGCCTGGCGGGCGCCAAGGCCATCGTGATCGCCAACGCCGACGACCCCCTGGTCGTCTGGGCCGCCTCGTCCTCGCCGAACGTCGTCTGGGTCGCCGCCGGGCAGATGTGGAAGGACGACGCCTGGTCCTGCCCGTCCTGCGGCGGTGTGATGCAGCGCCCGGGCGACGACTGGTTCTGCGCCGAGTGCGGATTCCGCAGGCCCGCTCCGAGCTGGGTGCTCGCCGGGGACCACGTGATCGACCCGCAGGGTTCCGCCTGGCCCATCCACCTCCAGCTGCCGGGCCGCGCCAACAAGGCCAACGCCGCCACCTCGGCCGCGGTCGCCGCCGCCTTCGGCGTGCCGCCCCAGGTCGCGCTGGAGCGGATGTACCAGGTGCAGGCGGTCGCCGGACGCTACGACATCGTGCAGTTCCTCGGCCGCGACCTGCGGCTGCTGCTGGCGAAGAACCCGGCCGGCTGGCTGGAGACGTTCTCGCTGATCGACCAGCCGCCGACGCCGGTCGTCCTGTCGGTGAACGCCCGCGGCGCGGACGGCACCGACACCTCCTGGCTGTGGGACGTCGACTACACCCGGCTCACCGGCCATCCGATCTTCGTCATCGGCGACCGCAAGCTCGACCTGGCGGTGCGCCTGGAGGTCGCGAACCAGTCCTTCCAGGTCTGCGCCGACCTGGACGAGGCGGTCCAGGCGGCACCCGCCGGCAGGATCGAGGCCATCGCGAACTACACCGCGTTCCAGGACCTGCGCCGCCGCGTCGGCAACTGA
- a CDS encoding 6-phosphofructokinase translates to MRMGVLTSGGDCPGLNAVIRSIVHRALVDHSDEVIGFQDGWKGLLTCDYRKLDLDAVGGILARGGTILGSSRVQPEHLRDGVERAKGHVLDLGLDAIIPIGGEGTLKAARMLSDAGLPIVGVPKTIDNDIACTDVTFGFDTAVGVATEALDRLKTTAESHQRVMIVEVMGRHTGWIALHSGMAAGAHAIVVPERPFDVDELTARVRERFDAGKKFAIVVAAEGAKPREGSMVFDEGGTDVYGHERFAGVARQLSVELEERLGKEARPVILGHVQRGGTPTAYDRVLATRFGWHAVEAVHRGQFGYMTALRGTDIEMVPLGDAVDTLKTVPDQRYAEAECVL, encoded by the coding sequence ATGCGTATGGGTGTCCTCACCTCCGGCGGCGACTGCCCCGGGCTGAACGCCGTGATCCGCTCGATCGTGCACCGCGCCCTCGTGGACCACAGCGACGAGGTCATAGGTTTCCAGGACGGCTGGAAGGGCCTGCTCACCTGCGACTACCGCAAGCTGGACCTGGACGCCGTGGGCGGCATCCTGGCCCGCGGCGGCACCATCCTCGGCTCCTCCCGGGTGCAGCCCGAGCACCTGCGGGACGGCGTGGAGCGCGCCAAGGGCCACGTCTTGGACCTCGGCCTCGACGCGATCATTCCGATCGGCGGCGAGGGCACGCTCAAGGCGGCCCGGATGCTGTCCGACGCGGGCCTGCCCATCGTCGGCGTCCCCAAGACCATCGACAACGACATCGCCTGCACGGACGTCACCTTCGGCTTCGACACGGCCGTGGGCGTCGCGACGGAGGCCCTGGACCGTCTGAAGACCACCGCCGAGTCACACCAGCGGGTGATGATCGTCGAGGTCATGGGCCGTCACACCGGCTGGATCGCGCTGCACTCGGGCATGGCGGCGGGCGCGCACGCCATCGTGGTGCCCGAGCGGCCCTTCGACGTCGACGAGTTGACCGCCCGGGTCCGGGAGCGCTTCGACGCGGGCAAGAAGTTCGCGATCGTGGTGGCCGCCGAGGGCGCCAAGCCCCGCGAGGGCTCCATGGTCTTCGACGAGGGCGGCACGGACGTCTACGGCCACGAGCGCTTCGCCGGCGTCGCCCGGCAGCTCTCCGTGGAGCTGGAGGAGCGCCTCGGCAAGGAGGCACGCCCGGTGATCCTCGGCCATGTGCAGCGCGGCGGCACCCCCACGGCGTACGACCGCGTGCTCGCCACCCGGTTCGGCTGGCACGCGGTGGAGGCCGTGCACCGCGGGCAGTTCGGGTACATGACGGCACTGCGCGGCACCGACATCGAGATGGTGCCGCTCGGCGACGCCGTGGACACCCTCAAGACCGTGCCCGACCAGCGGTACGCGGAGGCCGAGTGCGTGCTGTGA